The sequence TACAATCTTTATCAAACTGCCGAACTCAAATTCCGGTGCAGTTTCCATTCTGAGCGTTATCCTTGAATCCCAGAAGCAGAGGCATGGGTACGACAATGGAGAACTTCATGCGGAGCGAAACCATCACGCTGGAACACGCTTCGTCCGGGCCATTCTTCCAAATCCCACCCAAAACACCCAACAGAAACTCTGGGGATGTAGATTTCAACGATGTTTTTGGGGGTCCACCGAAGCGGTATTCGACGCAAGAATCGAGAGTTAGATACAGCTTCGGCGAAATAGTGGATCCTGAAGATGACGGAAGCTCATCACCTTGGAATGGGCGAAAGGAAAAGCCTGTGTTTAGAACTGATAACGGGGGAAGAAGCCGATACCCGAGTGATGATTTCTTTCACGATATATTTAAAGGTGATGAGTGTTATGTTTCACCCCGAAGTTTTGATCGAGATAGTTTAGTTCCATCTAGCCCGAGTTTAAGGATCATGAGCCCGGTCTCCAAGGCTGAGTTTTTTGGCACTTCACTCCCACCTCAGTTAAGGTATTGGAGTTCATTTCAATCTGTTTCGGGTTATTCGAATAAATATGTGAAGCACGCGTGTGTTTGTGGCTTTGTATCACAAATAATGTTAGCTTGAGTAGACTGAAAATTCCCAACGCTTGGTTTGAACCTTTGAGTGGTGATTTTTTAGCTTGATTGATGCTTGATCATACTCAAATGTATATGATGTTGCTCAAGGTGGAGGAACTCAGGCTCTATAGATGTCAACCACGATCGAGATTTGACAATGGATCTTttgtcaaaaatttaaaatttgaaaaaattaagaatgaaaaattgattaaaatagtattagaaattatttgtgtgtataTTCACATATATAATCTGGCTGAAGTAACTTGATGAGCATTCGAGCCTCGTTAAAGAACGATTGAGTTTAACATCTGAGGGGCTGGCTTCAATGCCTACTTAACATACAAATGATGGAAAATCTTGATGGGGATGTGATATGATCCAGATGTTTTGCAGGTGAGGTGGGGAGGTGTGACTATCTATCTACCCCTCAATATTTATGTGGTAGTACTTAGAAGTGGTTTATATGTCCATAATTTCGTATATTTTAGTTACATATAGTGGTTTCTATCTGTACTTTTATCGTGACATAGTTTATATATTTACTTGTAATGCTTCCCTTTTTTTTTAGCCTTGCCTCCAAATCGACGACCGCAAGGTTTTCTCCTCTTGCTCCTCAGAATCATGGCCAGTTTAAGATGGATGGTACTGCAAATCAATTAAATAGCTCTCGCTCTTCAAGTTCTTCATCTAGATTTTATCATAGAAGTCCCTTGGCTTCTTTTAGTAGTGAGGATTCGTCATCCACTGTGACATCTGATATGAAAGAGAATGGCGAAAACTTTAAAAAGGATAACAAAAGTGCGGAATCTCTTACCGCTGACAGTCAGTTTCATTTCTCAATTTACAAATGGGCTGGCAAAGGAGTTCCAATGCTCACGCCTCTCGTTGAcaggaaaaattttaaaaatacgaGTAAGAACGATAGGTTTGTTAGCTCTAATGGAAAGAATAAAGGTGATTTTACTCGTAGCAAATCGTCAACCGTGATGACTCAAGACATCTCAGCAAATATAGAGGCGGAATCATTGAAAACAAAATGTGGAAGTGAAGATAATAGAAGCAAGGAAGAGACGAGAGAGCTGCGGTACTCTTTTGAAGCACCTCATGATATTTTAGAgtctaaaaccaaaggaatagCAAAAAATTGTGTTGTTACTTCCGAGTCTGCGCAAGATGTGAAAACAGAAGCAGTGAAGTCACGtgattatattaatattaataaagtAAAGAAAGTTGAAAACAAAGCGCCTGTCAAGCCTGAAGTAAAGCCTCTCCGTGCATTTCTTGTCGATGAGGTCGTGCAACAAGGTGATAGTATTTTCATTTCATATCAAACTGAATATCTGTATTTATAGTTACTAACATGATATTTAACTCAAGCTTTCACGAAATATCACAGAAATTAAAGAAAATGAGACTGGAGCTCCAAAAGTAGAGATTCTTAATGTCCATATTGACAGTAAAAGTGTCAAGAAAACTGAAGAAGTACAAAGTGATTCGAACAGAGAAGATATAGCCAAATCAAACTTGAAAAGGGCAGCTGAAAATTCTTCAGCAAATCTTGGTAGAAGTGGTGCCAAGGGCAAGGTGAAAGAGTTCGTTCAGATTTTTAATCATGAAGCCGATTCAAGGCCTAAACCTGATATTCCTACGAGGAGTTACAGTAACAGATGGAAAGGTGCAGGCAATGATCAGAAGGAGAATGAAGTTAATGTTAATGAACCAAAAgtgaaagaaaaagttgaatCAAATGATGTAGAGAAAAAGCCTGATATCTCGCTTAAGGTAAACCTCACTTTTGTTTCTTTTAAAGAATATTACTTTGGAAGATCAAATTGCATCACATGATCGATGGTTTTTTGGTTAAAAAAGCAGTTTCTGTCTTATAATTGTGGTTGTGGAACACTGATTGCTTTTTCATGTTTTCAGGTAGAGAAAAATCCGAACAAGGATGAAGCACTACTAAAACCTCAAACAAAGAACCCAAGTTTTCGAAGTAACTACCTTTTTCCATTTTGTAGAATCTTCTTTATCATGCTTATATTGTTGAAACCCACAAATCAAATCAGGACATGAAGTATGTTTTCTTCATTTCTGTCAAGTAAAGTTTAGATAGTTAACATTCAGAAAAGTTAATTGTTCTTCGTTTTCTTTCAAATTTGTGGTAAGTTATGAGGTAAAAGTGGTCGTATTTATAAGAACTGCTAGATGTCACTCCAACAAATTGGTTTTCAATTTGTAATCATAGAGATGCTTTGTATTTTTCAGAGTCATTTCGCAGGGATTCTAAGGTATCTGTGGAAAATTCAGACGATCCTTTTGAAGACTACTTCTCGGTATACTTTATTGATTCCCATACTTGTATTTACCTTCAAAAGTTTTCTAATTGATCCATAATATTATTATGTAGACACATTTTTGTGCTGGTATATCTTTTGTGAAGCAAACCATTCAAGCATTGGATTTTGATCATTTGTCCTTGACTATCATGTTTTCAAAGGTTCAAGAATTATCTCCAGATCATGAAACAGTTGCGCAAAGCGATGAAGTTTCCGAGGAGATGAAAGTAAGTTCCATGTCTCAACTTTGCTTCCAAATACTTAAAATGAAATGTTATGTCAATGGTCTTTCATCAATGCATGCAGGCTATAGATGCTAAAATCCGTCAATGGGCGGTTGGGAAGAAAGGAAACATCCGCTCTCTGCTTTCAACTCTCCAATTTGTAAGTATTCTTTGCAATGCTAATCCCAACTGCAGTGTGCTTTTATTGAAACAAAGACTGGTAACTTGCCCTGTACGAGTCGTGAGTTTATTGGGCAGAAATAGGCGAAAAAGACGACTCCTCTTGGCAATGAGGTCCCGTTAAAAATTTGGAGTTTCTAATACTTGGTCTTACAGGTTCTTTGGCCTGGAAATGGATGGAAACCGGTTGCCCTTGTTGATTTAATAGAAGCAAGTGCAGTGAAGAGAGCGTACCAGAAAGCTTTGCTTCGCCTACATCCAGATAAACTTCAGCAAAACAGTGCTGCTTCTAATCAAAAGTACATAGCGGAAAAGGTTTTTGACCTTCTTCAGGTACTGTCATAGTTCGTAACCCTCTAAGCAGCAACAAACCATTACCAATGACTCGTCTTAAAgtataaactattttttttaaaaaaaagaaagaatctGCCCCTTTCTCCTGTTGACATAGCATGAATGGAATCAAGATTAAGTACTGTCATTTTCTATCTAATAGATTGAATCAATACAAAACTAGAACTAATAAACAGGGAATGAAACAAACATGAAAGGCAATGCTAATTCTATGTTGGCTCCCTTATTGTCGACATCTAGTCAATATCTTTGTGATGGTAAAAAGAGTACAAAGAATATGGGAAAAAGTTGCACAGTTTTCTGTAAATATTTTTCAGTACACGTGAATTGTTGTCTTATTTTCATGCAGGAAGCATGGGACCATTTCAATACTCTAGCAACCCTTTAACCAAGTTAAAAGGGAAGCATATGGTGGAAATGGATGCGCTATTCGACTGAAAATTCTCAGTGAGTTTTGTGCAGATGAAACTGAGGATTTGTGCAGATGAAGATATTATTTTCACAGGGCAAAAATGTTGTACATTTATTCATTCATGAAATATATATGGTTAAACTGTAGGATATTGAGTGTGAAAATTCTCTCTTTGCTTTGTTTTCACAGAGTCTGTAATTAGAGACCACATAAGCATTACATTTTTCTTACAGTTTTCATTTTCTGTATAAAATTGGATGAGCATCTTTTGTGAGGCATTCGTCTTCTTCTAAACGTTTAGACAAAATGAAGTAAAAGCTCGTGCTTTCAAATGTTAggtcttttcttttttcttgatAAACAAAGATATCGATATTtgtttaaaagttaaaattaCTTTGGTGAAAAACAAAGATTTTTcagatttaaataaaaaaaaaacacaatgatTTAATCTCAAATTTGTCCCTATAAAACTTAGGATATATAAAATGTTAATTGAAAGTTGGCCATGATATTACtaatcatatttacatatgtatttgtaaaatataataataatatacatttgtataataaaaaaaaggacggtaaaaaaggggaaaaaatattattttatttgaaaaaataatccACAGAGCcattctaaaaaataattaaataaacaaacactAACTATTAACTAATTACTAGCTGTGTTTTGCTGTTGAGCTTGCCATTATTATTCAACACCAAAGCTATTTTTCCCTTAATCGCAGGCAAGAATTTCATGAAGGCTTTTAAGGACAACACCACGAGTAGCTGTACCTCTTCATTACAAAGCtggcaattttttttaatgttttttttaaggtCAACATATTTTCTTAACTCAAACTTATTTTATTGCTTTAAAAGGAATTTGTACTACTTCTACGTTTAATTCAACGAAAGGGATTAGCCAAACTGTATTTTACATCACAGTAATACAGAATATTGAATTGAATACTGTCGAATTTGGTGAACTCAaatccaaaatttaaaaatatatgaatattGAATTTTGGGATCTCATCATGTAAATCTTGGGGAGAAATACCATGTGACTTGGGGCCCTTTGGGGTATGGTAAATTTAATGTAGGACCATGTCGATATTTATGCGTATTTTCTCACTATTTCTGATGTATTGTTCATTTCTGGTTTATGACAAATTACAAGAACTTGGAATGGACTagcaaaattaattaatctCAACAAAGATTTCAAGAATTTTTCATCATTTCTATTGAAGCAAATGACCAAATGAAGGTTGCTTTAGAATTAAAATATACCTtggtaaaatatataaataattttgagcAAATTTTCGGTTCTATTTCAGCAGAAATTGACGAATGCCGAAAAAACAAAGAATCCCACAAAGGTTAAAGAAAAAGACTGGAACTCTTTCTCTGTATTTCATTGTGGTGTTCTCTCATTCATCGGCTTGTCATTTACTCCCTTATTTCACTGTTTTTGTCAGTTTAACTTTATTCTCAAGACCAGTAAACAAAGAGAGAGATTAAAGAAAGGGGGTAAAAAGAGAAGGCTCGAATTTTATTCTTCCAGCTATTTTTGGTCAAAGACAAGTAAaaagccaatttttttttttaaaaaaagaattataaataaaaagcAGAGAGATAATTGTTTTGTGTTGTGTCAGTTTCTCCTTTAACTTCCAAAACTTGGGGTCTCTTCATAGACAATTCTTTCTCtacttttttttcttcttcttttatctTTTAGTACTAGACTAACTAGCTTCTGGTACTACAATTTGTTTGGGATTGAAGGGTGATTTTGTTAGTGACTTCAAGGAGTTTGTTTGCATTCTTCAGTGGTTCTTTTACCTGGGATTTGTCAGAAAACAATGAATGTGCGCTATTAATTTAGGGAGAGAAAGAGACACTTGTGCTAATTAACCAATCTCCAGGTGCTCTCTCTCACTCTCACACACTAAAATTACATTCTTTTGTACAGAGTTTTAATTCAATGTCTGAAGAAGCTGAAAGGTGGAATCTTTAGCCTGCCCACCAATGCCATTTCGACTTGAATCTGTGAGTCTCGCTGCTTGAAGCTTTGTTTTTCTTGTTCTTGAGCTTCTGTTATTCGAGCAACAGTTTGGGTTTTCCCCCCTTAATAGTAGGAGCAGTTCATTTTCCCCCTTTTGGTTGCGTAATTAGGTAGAATTCTGTGGTAATTGGTTGAACCCTGATCTGCTTTTTCAAGAATTTGTTGAATGTTctgtttcttgattttgattttgtacTTTGCTGCAAAGGGTCAAAGTAAAGAACGAGATCTGATAAGATTGTGGGCTCGTATCAAAATCTGAATCTGATTTCATAACTTCTGGTCGGTGTCTTGGACTAAAGTCACTAAATGCAGGGATCTCTGCTCAAAATTCTGTTGATTTATTTTACTTTTGATGGATTTGGCGTTTGCTACTTAAGGCTTGGGAAACATCCTTTGTGTTTAAGAGATCTTTCTGTTgatttaaaatatgaaattcaAGAAGGTACCCTTCTGTTTAGACATTATATTTCTTCCAATATTTGGCGATACTGTAGCCATTTCTATGATTATATTaaacttttatttaaatttacatGCATTGTCCCTCTTTTGCTGCTTTGAACGTCCGCAGTAAGTTGCCTATGAACTGCTTTATCTTGTTGCTGACCATTAAGCTgactattaaaattattttttaattctttaTTTTGTAGTTTAAATGTGGatgcttatttattttctggTTCATGCTGACATGATAAAAACCGTAGAATATATTATGCCTGAACATGCAAGGCAACTGTTTTAAATTGGCATAACcgccttttttttttcccctctCTTCTCTTGTTTGATACTTTATCGTCAAGTTCTTTTTTTCTCATGCCTATTTCATGATTTTCGAGGAGTTGATTGAAGAATAGGAGCATATTCCAACTTCTGTAAGGCAATTTGATGAAATCTTTGAGTTATACCTCATTTTTCTCACCAAATTACTACCAACTCCAGCTGATGGCTATTCTAGTTAATGTTTGGCTGGAAAATGTCAAATATTTACCTTATATCAGATTCAAGATTTATATAATCAACATTTGCACTGGTGGAGCTATTAGTGGCTTCCCACTCCTGTCAATGTTGACTTTCAGAAGTTGAAAACCACATCAAATTATAATTTTCTAAAGTTTCTGGTTTTGCTTTTTTAATCTACATGATaagttttatataatatttctcCCAGAGAGAAGTTTCTTTTCTTGTTGGATtcatagatgtgaaccctttgTCCTGGGTCAACTAGTCTAATTGAGATATCACGAAACATATTTAGAAAAGCAAGGTTTTGTGGTGTTTGATGGCATTTGATGGCTGACTTGAAATTGATTATCCATTTGCCAAATATACGCAGAAGCATCAGAACGCCATAAATTTGGCAGATTAGAGGACAAAAAGGTGTTTATTTTCTGTATGTGAAAGTGCTAACTTGAAAAGATAACTATCTGGTAACAGACAAACTTAGGGTACCCAATTCTATGTGATTTTCAAGTAACAGCGCATCGGATTCATGTGATCTTGAATTACTTTTTCTGCATATCTGAGGTCACCATAGAAGGAGAAGCTACACTGAGATGCATCGAGATATGAGTTGGGGATGAGAGGTTTATTGTTGGTTTATGTCTCTATTCATCGCCAGTGAAAGAATTTTCTTCCAGTCAATTGATGATTTGTTGTATGCTGGAAATTCATGGAAAATTTAAAGATGTTTAAAGACCAGAGAGAAAAAGAATCTACCccct comes from Henckelia pumila isolate YLH828 chromosome 4, ASM3356847v2, whole genome shotgun sequence and encodes:
- the LOC140863479 gene encoding J domain-containing protein required for chloroplast accumulation response 1-like isoform X1 gives rise to the protein MGTTMENFMRSETITLEHASSGPFFQIPPKTPNRNSGDVDFNDVFGGPPKRYSTQESRVRYSFGEIVDPEDDGSSSPWNGRKEKPVFRTDNGGRSRYPSDDFFHDIFKGDECYVSPRSFDRDSLVPSSPSLRIMSPVSKAEFFGTSLPPQLSLASKSTTARFSPLAPQNHGQFKMDGTANQLNSSRSSSSSSRFYHRSPLASFSSEDSSSTVTSDMKENGENFKKDNKSAESLTADSQFHFSIYKWAGKGVPMLTPLVDRKNFKNTSKNDRFVSSNGKNKGDFTRSKSSTVMTQDISANIEAESLKTKCGSEDNRSKEETRELRYSFEAPHDILESKTKGIAKNCVVTSESAQDVKTEAVKSRDYININKVKKVENKAPVKPEVKPLRAFLVDEVVQQEIKENETGAPKVEILNVHIDSKSVKKTEEVQSDSNREDIAKSNLKRAAENSSANLGRSGAKGKVKEFVQIFNHEADSRPKPDIPTRSYSNRWKGAGNDQKENEVNVNEPKVKEKVESNDVEKKPDISLKVEKNPNKDEALLKPQTKNPSFRKSFRRDSKVSVENSDDPFEDYFSTHFCAGISFVKQTIQALDFDHLSLTIMFSKVQELSPDHETVAQSDEVSEEMKAIDAKIRQWAVGKKGNIRSLLSTLQFVLWPGNGWKPVALVDLIEASAVKRAYQKALLRLHPDKLQQNSAASNQKYIAEKVFDLLQEAWDHFNTLATL
- the LOC140863479 gene encoding J domain-containing protein required for chloroplast accumulation response 1-like isoform X2, producing the protein MGTTMENFMRSETITLEHASSGPFFQIPPKTPNRNSGDVDFNDVFGGPPKRYSTQESRVRYSFGEIVDPEDDGSSSPWNGRKEKPVFRTDNGGRSRYPSDDFFHDIFKGDECYVSPRSFDRDSLVPSSPSLRIMSPVSKAEFFGTSLPPQLSLASKSTTARFSPLAPQNHGQFKMDGTANQLNSSRSSSSSSRFYHRSPLASFSSEDSSSTVTSDMKENGENFKKDNKSAESLTADSQFHFSIYKWAGKGVPMLTPLVDRKNFKNTSKNDRFVSSNGKNKGDFTRSKSSTVMTQDISANIEAESLKTKCGSEDNRSKEETRELRYSFEAPHDILESKTKGIAKNCVVTSESAQDVKTEAVKSRDYININKVKKVENKAPVKPEVKPLRAFLVDEVVQQEIKENETGAPKVEILNVHIDSKSVKKTEEVQSDSNREDIAKSNLKRAAENSSANLGRSGAKGKVKEFVQIFNHEADSRPKPDIPTRSYSNRWKGAGNDQKENEVNVNEPKVKEKVESNDVEKKPDISLKVEKNPNKDEALLKPQTKNPSFRKSFRRDSKVSVENSDDPFEDYFSVQELSPDHETVAQSDEVSEEMKAIDAKIRQWAVGKKGNIRSLLSTLQFVLWPGNGWKPVALVDLIEASAVKRAYQKALLRLHPDKLQQNSAASNQKYIAEKVFDLLQEAWDHFNTLATL